The Sphaerospermopsis torques-reginae ITEP-024 genome has a window encoding:
- the rd gene encoding rubredoxin, with protein sequence MQKYICTVCGYIYDPEVGDPDGGIEPGTVFEDIPEDWFCPVCGAAKEDFTLFEE encoded by the coding sequence ATGCAAAAATATATATGTACTGTCTGTGGCTATATCTATGATCCTGAAGTTGGTGATCCTGATGGTGGGATAGAACCAGGAACAGTTTTTGAAGATATCCCAGAAGACTGGTTTTGTCCTGTTTGCGGTGCTGCAAAAGAGGATTTTACACTTTTTGAAGAGTAA
- a CDS encoding NAD(P)/FAD-dependent oxidoreductase, which translates to MLPLQIVVIGGGAAGFFGAIACAEANPQAQVTLIEASRKPLAKVLISGGGRCNVTHACFSPEELVQNYPRGGKALRGAFTRFQPLDTVAWFAAHGVNLKTEADGRMFPITDRSETIVECLIKAAFNAGLKLSIGKPVISVKRQNEGFEVIFKSGETKYCDSEALLQADRLILATGSSLIGYKIARELGHHIETPVPSLFTFNIADPKLRALAGISVNPVSLRLSIADQKPLQQTGPLLITHWGVSGPAVLKLSAWGARILHENRYQCKLYINWLPNLPQEEVRQRLLAVKQEWGKKAIALHRGVDLPHRLWQYLISRISITTEDRWAEISNKTLNQLVQEISQGEYLISGKGVFKEEFVTCGGVNIKEVNFKTMESKLVPGLYFAGEILDIDGITGGFNFQSAWTTAYLAGQSMTQTSNS; encoded by the coding sequence TTGTTACCCTTGCAAATTGTAGTTATTGGTGGTGGGGCGGCGGGTTTTTTTGGTGCGATCGCCTGTGCTGAAGCTAACCCCCAAGCCCAAGTTACTTTAATTGAAGCCAGTCGTAAACCCCTGGCTAAAGTTCTCATTTCTGGTGGGGGAAGGTGCAACGTCACTCACGCTTGTTTTTCTCCTGAAGAGTTGGTGCAAAATTACCCTAGAGGTGGTAAAGCTTTGCGGGGTGCTTTTACTCGTTTCCAACCTCTTGACACCGTAGCTTGGTTTGCGGCTCATGGTGTAAATTTGAAAACTGAAGCTGATGGACGGATGTTTCCCATTACAGATCGTTCGGAAACCATTGTAGAATGTTTGATTAAAGCTGCTTTTAATGCTGGGCTAAAACTGAGTATTGGTAAGCCTGTAATTTCTGTAAAACGCCAAAATGAGGGTTTTGAAGTTATTTTCAAGTCGGGAGAAACGAAATATTGCGATAGCGAAGCGCTGCTGCAAGCAGATCGCCTAATTTTAGCTACAGGTAGCAGTTTAATAGGTTATAAAATCGCTAGAGAGTTAGGTCATCACATCGAAACCCCTGTTCCCTCTTTATTTACTTTTAACATTGCTGATCCAAAATTACGAGCATTGGCAGGAATTAGCGTTAATCCTGTAAGTTTGCGTTTATCAATTGCAGATCAAAAACCTTTACAACAAACAGGACCTTTATTAATCACTCATTGGGGTGTCAGTGGACCTGCGGTACTGAAACTTTCCGCTTGGGGTGCAAGAATACTCCATGAAAACCGCTATCAATGCAAATTATACATTAATTGGTTGCCCAACTTGCCACAAGAGGAAGTGAGACAAAGGCTTTTAGCGGTAAAACAGGAATGGGGCAAAAAAGCGATCGCTCTCCATCGTGGTGTTGACTTACCCCATCGACTGTGGCAATATCTAATTAGCCGTATAAGTATTACTACTGAAGACCGCTGGGCAGAAATATCTAACAAAACCTTAAATCAGTTAGTTCAAGAAATATCTCAGGGAGAATACTTAATTAGTGGTAAAGGAGTTTTCAAAGAAGAATTTGTCACCTGTGGGGGTGTCAACATCAAGGAGGTTAACTTTAAAACAATGGAAAGTAAGCTAGTTCCGGGTTTATACTTTGCTGGGGAAATATTGGATATTGATGGTATAACTGGCGGTTTTAACTTCCAAAGTGCTTGGACAACTGCATATTTAGCTGGACAGTCAATGACTCAAACGAGTAATTCCTAA
- the clpB gene encoding ATP-dependent chaperone ClpB, giving the protein MQPTDPNKFTEKAWEAIAQTPEIAKQYQQQQLESEHLMKALLEQDGLANAIFTKAGANIPKIRDYTEQFISRQPKVSGSSTSVYLGKSLDTLLDRSEKYRQEFKDEYISVEHILLGYAKDDRLGKSLLQEIGLDEGKLKNTIKQIRGSQKVTDQSPEGKYQSLEKYGRDLTEAARQGKLDPVIGRDDEIRRTIQILSRRTKNNPVLIGEPGVGKTAIAEGLAQRIVAGDVPQSLKDRKLIALDMGALIAGAKFRGEFEERLKAVLKEVTESGGNIVLFIDEIHTVVGAGATQGAMDAGNLLKPMLARGELRCIGATTLDEYRKYIEKDAALERRFQQVYVDQPDVADTISILRGLKERYEVHHGVKISDSSLVAAATLSSRYISDRFLPDKAIDLVDEAAARLKMEITSKPEELDEIDRKILQLEMEKLSLQKESDLASRERLERLEKELADFKEEQRALSAQWQSEKDIITKIQSIKEEIDRVNLEIQQAERNYDLNRAAELKYGKLTELHRQLETVERELANAQGTGKSLLREEVTEADIAEIISKWTGIPISKLVESEKEKLLHLEDELHQRVIGQSEAVTAVADAIQRSRAGLADPNRPIASFIFLGPTGVGKTELAKALAAYMFDTEEALVRIDMSEYMEKHAVSRLIGAPPGYVGYEEGGQLTEAIRRRPYAVILFDEIEKAHPDVFNIFLQILDDGRVTDSQGRTVDFKNTIIIMTSNIGSQYILDVAGDDSRYDEMRHRVMETMRNSFRPEFLNRIDEIIIFHGLQKSELREIVQLQVDRLRQRLTDKKMSLRLAGSALDFLAEVGYDPVFGARPLKRAIQRELETQIAKAILRGEFNDGDTIFVDVQNERLAFSRLPVEVFSS; this is encoded by the coding sequence ATGCAACCGACTGATCCGAACAAATTTACAGAAAAAGCCTGGGAAGCGATCGCGCAAACACCAGAGATTGCTAAACAATACCAGCAGCAGCAACTAGAAAGCGAACATTTAATGAAAGCACTGCTGGAGCAGGATGGACTTGCTAACGCTATTTTTACTAAAGCCGGTGCAAACATCCCCAAAATCAGAGATTACACAGAACAATTTATTTCCCGTCAACCCAAAGTATCAGGAAGTAGCACATCTGTATATTTGGGTAAAAGTTTAGATACATTATTAGACAGATCGGAAAAATATCGCCAAGAATTTAAAGATGAATATATTTCCGTAGAACATATATTATTAGGATATGCTAAAGATGACAGACTTGGTAAAAGTCTACTGCAAGAAATTGGTTTAGACGAAGGCAAATTAAAGAATACTATTAAACAAATTCGTGGGAGTCAGAAAGTGACAGATCAAAGTCCAGAAGGAAAATATCAATCTTTAGAAAAATACGGACGTGACTTAACAGAAGCAGCACGTCAAGGAAAATTAGATCCGGTAATTGGTCGGGATGATGAAATTAGAAGAACCATTCAAATTCTTTCTCGGAGAACAAAAAATAATCCTGTATTAATTGGTGAACCTGGAGTTGGAAAAACCGCCATTGCGGAAGGTTTAGCACAGCGAATAGTTGCGGGTGACGTTCCCCAATCTTTGAAAGATAGAAAACTAATTGCTTTAGATATGGGGGCGTTAATTGCCGGGGCAAAATTTAGAGGTGAATTTGAAGAAAGACTGAAAGCAGTATTAAAAGAGGTTACCGAATCTGGTGGAAATATTGTATTATTTATAGATGAAATTCATACCGTTGTCGGTGCAGGTGCAACCCAAGGGGCGATGGATGCAGGTAACTTATTAAAACCCATGTTAGCACGGGGTGAACTGCGTTGTATTGGGGCGACAACTTTAGATGAATATCGTAAATATATAGAAAAAGATGCTGCTTTAGAAAGACGCTTCCAACAAGTTTATGTAGATCAGCCAGATGTGGCAGATACGATTTCAATTTTACGGGGTTTAAAAGAACGGTATGAAGTGCATCACGGGGTAAAAATTTCCGATAGTTCCTTAGTTGCTGCTGCGACTTTATCGAGTAGATATATTAGCGATCGCTTCCTGCCAGATAAAGCTATTGACTTGGTAGATGAAGCTGCTGCTAGGTTGAAGATGGAAATTACATCCAAACCAGAAGAACTAGACGAAATTGATCGGAAAATTCTCCAATTAGAAATGGAGAAATTGTCCTTACAAAAAGAAAGTGATTTAGCTTCCCGTGAACGTTTGGAAAGACTAGAAAAAGAACTTGCCGACTTTAAAGAAGAACAACGCGCACTCAGCGCCCAATGGCAATCAGAAAAAGATATTATCACCAAAATTCAATCTATCAAAGAAGAAATTGATCGAGTTAACTTAGAAATTCAACAAGCAGAAAGAAACTATGATCTTAACCGTGCTGCTGAATTGAAATATGGTAAACTCACAGAATTACACCGACAATTAGAAACCGTAGAAAGGGAACTAGCTAACGCCCAAGGAACAGGAAAATCATTATTAAGAGAAGAAGTCACCGAAGCGGACATTGCCGAAATTATTTCTAAATGGACAGGTATTCCTATTAGTAAATTAGTGGAATCAGAAAAAGAAAAATTACTGCATTTAGAAGATGAATTACATCAGCGAGTAATTGGACAAAGTGAAGCTGTCACTGCTGTAGCTGACGCTATTCAACGTTCTCGCGCTGGACTTGCTGATCCTAACCGCCCCATTGCTAGTTTTATTTTCCTTGGACCAACGGGAGTTGGTAAAACAGAATTAGCTAAAGCTTTAGCTGCTTATATGTTTGATACAGAAGAAGCTTTAGTCAGAATTGATATGTCAGAATACATGGAGAAACACGCCGTTTCTCGGTTAATTGGTGCGCCTCCAGGTTATGTTGGTTATGAAGAAGGTGGACAATTAACAGAAGCTATTCGTCGTCGTCCTTACGCAGTAATTTTATTCGACGAAATTGAAAAAGCGCACCCCGATGTATTTAACATTTTCCTGCAAATTTTAGATGATGGTCGCGTTACCGACTCCCAAGGAAGAACGGTAGACTTCAAAAATACCATTATCATCATGACTAGTAACATCGGTTCTCAATATATTCTGGATGTTGCTGGGGATGATTCACGGTATGATGAAATGCGTCATCGAGTTATGGAAACAATGCGGAATAGTTTCCGTCCTGAGTTCTTGAACCGCATTGATGAAATTATCATCTTCCACGGTTTACAAAAATCAGAACTGCGGGAAATTGTGCAACTGCAAGTAGATAGACTCAGACAAAGATTAACTGATAAAAAAATGTCCCTGCGACTTGCTGGATCTGCACTAGACTTTTTAGCAGAAGTTGGTTATGATCCTGTATTTGGTGCGAGACCATTAAAACGTGCCATTCAAAGAGAGTTAGAAACCCAAATTGCTAAAGCTATTTTGCGGGGTGAATTTAATGACGGTGATACAATTTTTGTTGATGTGCAAAATGAACGTCTAGCTTTTAGTCGTTTACCAGTGGAAGTGTTTAGCAGTTAG
- the lpxD gene encoding UDP-3-O-(3-hydroxymyristoyl)glucosamine N-acyltransferase produces the protein MLFSEIVSKLNDTIQAHSLTPNPEVNPEITGVAAIDEATNGTITYVEGAKFASLVNSTDASALILPLDEKLHTQATERGIAWLATPEPRLLFAQAIALFYQPYQPTPEIHPSAVIDPTAKIGNDVYIGAHVVISPGAEIGNGVIIHPNVVIYPDAKIGDRTTLHANCTIHERTQIGAECVIHSGAVIGAEGFGFVPTRTGWLKMEQSGYTVLEDGVEIGCNSAVDRPAVGETRIGKNTKIDNLVQIGHGCQIGSGCAIAGQAGMAGGVKVGNRVILAGQSGIANQVTIGDGAIASAQTGIHNNVAPGEIVSGTPAVPHKLYLKVSAIYNRLPEIYQTFKQLQRQIGKKSD, from the coding sequence ATGTTATTCAGCGAAATTGTTAGTAAATTAAACGACACTATTCAAGCTCACAGTCTCACCCCTAACCCGGAAGTAAACCCAGAAATTACCGGAGTTGCAGCTATAGATGAAGCGACAAACGGTACTATTACTTATGTGGAAGGGGCTAAATTTGCCTCTTTAGTTAATTCTACTGATGCTAGTGCCTTAATTTTACCCCTGGATGAAAAATTACACACTCAAGCTACAGAAAGGGGTATTGCTTGGTTAGCAACTCCCGAACCCCGGTTATTGTTTGCTCAAGCGATCGCTCTTTTTTATCAACCTTATCAACCTACCCCAGAAATTCATCCCAGTGCCGTTATTGACCCTACCGCCAAAATCGGTAATGATGTTTATATTGGCGCTCATGTTGTCATTTCTCCAGGTGCAGAAATTGGCAATGGTGTAATTATTCACCCCAACGTCGTGATTTATCCTGATGCCAAAATTGGCGATCGCACCACCTTACACGCTAACTGTACCATCCATGAACGTACCCAAATCGGTGCAGAATGCGTAATTCATAGCGGTGCTGTCATCGGTGCAGAAGGTTTTGGTTTTGTTCCCACTCGCACAGGTTGGTTAAAAATGGAACAATCTGGTTATACAGTTTTAGAAGATGGGGTAGAAATAGGTTGTAACAGTGCAGTTGATCGTCCCGCAGTCGGTGAAACCCGCATTGGCAAAAATACTAAAATTGACAACTTAGTACAAATCGGTCACGGTTGCCAAATCGGCTCAGGTTGTGCTATAGCTGGACAAGCGGGGATGGCCGGAGGTGTAAAAGTAGGAAACCGAGTCATTTTAGCCGGACAAAGCGGAATAGCAAACCAAGTAACAATTGGAGATGGGGCGATCGCCTCTGCTCAAACAGGTATTCATAACAATGTTGCACCAGGAGAAATCGTCTCTGGTACTCCTGCCGTACCACACAAATTATACCTGAAAGTATCTGCTATTTATAACCGTCTTCCAGAGATATATCAAACTTTCAAACAATTGCAACGTCAAATAGGGAAAAAGTCAGATTAA
- a CDS encoding DUF29 family protein: MTQELIDLRNSILAGRYTDALAIVDELEGMSKQAIIRNIQAFLKILLIHLIKNQIEQRLTNSWAASIRNSLIEIKKINLKDNKKSHYINEDEWQSYLEDELTPAIADASLEVLNGTLKRKQISQMLNKPQLILNATELLGMTYRYTNRELPDVVDDYFAQLPGGEDWFNS, translated from the coding sequence ATGACACAGGAATTAATTGACCTCAGAAATAGCATTTTAGCAGGACGTTACACAGATGCTCTGGCAATTGTTGATGAATTAGAGGGAATGAGTAAACAAGCAATTATACGTAATATCCAGGCTTTTTTAAAAATTCTGTTGATTCATTTAATTAAAAATCAAATTGAGCAGAGATTAACAAATTCTTGGGCTGCTTCTATTCGTAATTCATTGATAGAAATCAAAAAAATCAATCTAAAAGATAATAAAAAATCTCATTATATCAATGAAGATGAATGGCAAAGTTACCTCGAAGATGAACTGACACCAGCAATAGCGGATGCTAGTTTAGAGGTTTTGAACGGTACTTTAAAACGAAAACAAATTTCCCAAATGTTAAATAAACCACAGTTGATATTAAATGCAACTGAGTTATTAGGAATGACATATAGGTATACCAATAGGGAATTACCTGATGTTGTGGATGATTATTTTGCTCAGTTACCAGGGGGCGAAGATTGGTTCAATAGCTAA
- a CDS encoding SRPBCC family protein, whose product MSVSDISSTIQSSKGLDMLWSQDKQKSLIQGEILLQTRSHTLWGGAVTAWMYLPLVRSDVWQQITDYPRWVQYFPDVTKSEIITKGDVKRLYQTAQKAFLFFNAQVEIYLSVVEVLGQQIQFRMEKGTFEDFHANLELKDMGNGTLLAYTVQATPNIPIPSIFIQQAMNLELPENMRKMRQVLMLSQ is encoded by the coding sequence ATGTCTGTATCTGATATCTCATCAACTATTCAAAGTTCTAAAGGGTTAGATATGTTGTGGAGTCAAGACAAACAAAAGTCACTGATCCAAGGTGAAATTTTGCTACAAACAAGATCGCATACTCTCTGGGGTGGTGCTGTCACAGCTTGGATGTACTTACCCTTAGTTCGCTCCGACGTTTGGCAGCAGATTACAGATTATCCCCGTTGGGTGCAATATTTCCCTGATGTCACAAAAAGCGAGATCATAACCAAAGGTGATGTCAAGCGCCTATATCAAACAGCACAAAAAGCATTTTTATTTTTCAATGCCCAAGTAGAAATTTATCTCAGCGTTGTTGAAGTCTTAGGACAGCAAATACAATTTCGCATGGAAAAAGGGACATTTGAAGATTTCCATGCCAACTTAGAACTTAAAGACATGGGAAATGGAACTTTGTTAGCCTATACAGTGCAAGCAACGCCGAATATTCCCATCCCCTCAATTTTTATTCAACAAGCAATGAACTTGGAATTACCAGAAAATATGCGGAAAATGCGACAAGTGCTGATGTTAAGTCAATAA